The following coding sequences lie in one Flavobacterium sp. 20NA77.7 genomic window:
- a CDS encoding alpha/beta hydrolase family protein, giving the protein MSIIHVYFVPGLGASSSIFEHIKLPTALFEMHCIEWLQPIQNETLVDYAQRMSAFVTEPNCILVGVSFGGILVQEMAQFVQPKKVVIISSIKSNQELPAVMQMARKTLFYKILPTRLLGKIPVLASYVKGRNVLAKSMQLYKKYLSMHDTYYLDWSIKQILYWNRSEANPEVIHIHGEFDGVFPIKYCNPTVVVKGGTHIMIINKYKWFNSHLPQLLLE; this is encoded by the coding sequence ATGTCCATTATTCACGTGTATTTTGTTCCAGGGTTAGGAGCTAGTAGTAGCATTTTTGAACATATAAAATTACCTACGGCGCTATTTGAAATGCATTGTATTGAATGGTTGCAACCTATACAAAACGAAACGTTAGTAGACTATGCACAACGAATGAGTGCTTTTGTAACGGAGCCTAACTGCATTTTAGTTGGCGTATCATTTGGAGGGATACTAGTACAAGAAATGGCACAATTTGTTCAACCGAAAAAAGTGGTTATTATTTCAAGTATAAAAAGTAACCAAGAATTGCCCGCTGTTATGCAAATGGCTCGAAAAACTCTTTTTTACAAAATACTCCCTACCCGATTATTAGGAAAAATTCCTGTTTTAGCAAGTTATGTTAAGGGAAGAAATGTTTTAGCCAAAAGCATGCAGCTATATAAAAAATATTTATCCATGCATGATACCTATTATCTAGACTGGTCTATTAAACAAATTTTATATTGGAATCGTTCCGAAGCTAATCCAGAGGTTATACATATTCACGGAGAATTTGACGGGGTTTTTCCCATTAAATATTGCAATCCTACTGTTGTTGTAAAAGGTGGCACACACATTATGATTATTAACAAATACAAATGGTTTAATTCACATTTGCCACAATTACTTTTAGAATAA
- a CDS encoding lytic transglycosylase domain-containing protein has protein sequence MACGILIFATSISNYTYRSHVDYPLDMDFSGEKVPTSLADVKERLDREMAVNINLNASTSLLLKRANKVFPIIEPILAQNNIPDDFKYLAVIESGLVNAVSPSGAKGVWQFMPETAKEIGLEVTEQIDERYHIEKATQAACNYLKKAKEKFGSWTMAAASYNGGIAGLQKQIDFQKSNDYYDLWLSDETSRYVFRILALKEIMKNPEKYGYAIPEKALYPKLATKKIVVDSSVTDLASFAIQQGINYKILKTHNPWLRDKKLDNPSKKQYELHIPTEGYLRK, from the coding sequence ATGGCATGTGGTATTTTAATTTTCGCTACATCTATTAGTAATTATACTTACAGAAGTCACGTAGATTATCCACTTGATATGGATTTTTCGGGTGAAAAAGTTCCTACCTCATTAGCCGATGTAAAAGAACGTTTAGATAGAGAAATGGCAGTAAATATTAATTTAAACGCCTCTACTTCCCTATTATTAAAACGAGCTAATAAAGTTTTCCCAATTATTGAACCTATCCTAGCGCAAAATAACATTCCCGATGATTTTAAATATTTAGCTGTTATTGAAAGTGGGCTAGTCAATGCCGTGTCTCCATCGGGAGCTAAAGGGGTGTGGCAATTTATGCCCGAAACAGCAAAAGAAATAGGACTTGAAGTTACTGAACAAATCGACGAACGCTATCACATTGAAAAAGCTACGCAAGCAGCTTGTAATTATTTAAAAAAAGCTAAAGAAAAATTTGGCTCGTGGACTATGGCCGCCGCTTCATATAACGGTGGAATAGCTGGGTTACAAAAACAAATTGATTTTCAAAAATCAAACGATTACTATGATTTGTGGCTTTCTGATGAAACTTCGCGTTATGTGTTTAGAATTTTAGCGCTAAAAGAAATCATGAAAAACCCTGAAAAATATGGGTATGCTATTCCCGAAAAAGCCTTGTATCCAAAACTAGCTACTAAAAAAATAGTAGTTGATAGCAGTGTAACCGATTTAGCGTCATTTGCCATTCAACAAGGTATTAATTATAAAATATTGAAAACACATAACCCTTGGTTACGTGATAAAAAACTAGATAATCCTTCTAAAAAACAATATGAATTGCATATTCCAACAGAAGGTTATTTAAGAAAATAA
- a CDS encoding sulfite exporter TauE/SafE family protein: protein MSLQTILSLVLIGILAGILSGLVGVGGGVIMVPLLVLLFGMSQHQAQGTSLAVLAVPVTAVAVYNYYNEGHINIKYALVIAVFFVAGSIIGSKFALGLDQRTLKKIFAVILLIIAGKMLWDK from the coding sequence ATGAGTTTACAAACAATTTTATCTTTAGTGCTAATCGGAATATTAGCAGGAATACTGAGTGGCCTTGTAGGTGTAGGTGGTGGTGTTATTATGGTACCCCTACTCGTTTTGTTATTTGGTATGAGCCAACATCAAGCACAAGGCACAAGTTTAGCCGTATTGGCAGTGCCCGTTACAGCCGTAGCGGTATATAATTATTATAACGAAGGACATATTAACATTAAATATGCATTGGTTATTGCTGTTTTCTTTGTTGCGGGCAGTATAATAGGAAGCAAATTTGCATTAGGATTAGATCAAAGAACATTAAAAAAGATATTTGCCGTAATTTTACTTATTATTGCGGGAAAAATGCTTTGGGATAAATAA
- a CDS encoding glycosyltransferase, with protein MERQKIVISGINMVEGGIYTILHNALQELSKYSKEVPLEIIAFVPKKSGLEFPNIQLIEIPKSKKSWWYRLYYEYIYFYKISKKIQPDIWLSLHDTTPRVVAKKRFVYCHHPTTFYKPTWNDWKFDYKIGLFSLLYDWVFKINIKKNQTVFVQQHWIKAVFTKRFGISNVVVAQPQFSTLSSTKNTIFEAGKIHFLYPSFPRSFKNFEVIFEAIQLLDSKTKEQCQFHFTLEKNKSKYGDYLLDKYGKMEHCFFYPYRNYTEMQSLYYSMDCLLFPSKIETWGLPISEAKQFNKPLFLANEPYAKETCGTYEKVSFFNVDDAKKLAQLITDFTNKNLIFEGNSAPNTTEKSLKNWKELFDYILKR; from the coding sequence TTGGAACGTCAAAAAATAGTCATTTCAGGTATCAATATGGTGGAAGGAGGTATTTATACTATTCTCCATAATGCCTTACAAGAACTATCAAAATACAGTAAAGAAGTTCCTCTAGAGATTATTGCGTTTGTACCTAAAAAATCAGGTTTAGAATTTCCAAACATTCAACTTATTGAAATTCCAAAATCTAAGAAATCTTGGTGGTATAGGTTATACTACGAGTATATTTATTTCTACAAAATTTCTAAAAAAATACAACCCGACATTTGGCTTTCACTACATGATACCACGCCACGTGTAGTCGCAAAAAAACGTTTTGTGTATTGCCATCATCCTACAACCTTTTACAAACCTACATGGAACGATTGGAAATTTGATTATAAAATTGGACTATTTTCCTTACTCTATGATTGGGTATTTAAAATCAATATAAAAAAAAACCAGACCGTTTTTGTGCAACAACATTGGATTAAAGCTGTTTTTACAAAACGATTTGGAATTTCTAATGTCGTAGTTGCCCAACCTCAATTTTCTACATTGAGTTCGACTAAAAACACGATTTTTGAAGCGGGAAAGATTCATTTTTTGTACCCAAGTTTTCCAAGAAGTTTTAAAAATTTTGAAGTTATTTTTGAAGCCATTCAATTATTAGATTCAAAAACAAAAGAACAATGTCAATTTCATTTTACATTGGAAAAAAATAAATCTAAATACGGTGATTATCTGTTAGATAAATATGGAAAAATGGAACATTGTTTTTTTTATCCATATAGAAATTATACAGAAATGCAATCATTGTATTACAGCATGGATTGTTTACTATTTCCTTCAAAAATTGAAACTTGGGGCTTACCCATTTCAGAAGCAAAGCAGTTTAACAAACCTTTATTTTTAGCTAATGAACCGTATGCAAAAGAAACATGTGGTACTTATGAAAAGGTTTCTTTTTTTAATGTTGACGATGCTAAAAAATTAGCCCAACTTATTACTGATTTTACAAATAAAAACCTTATTTTTGAAGGAAATAGTGCTCCAAATACTACTGAAAAATCACTTAAAAACTGGAAAGAATTATTTGATTACATCTTAAAAAGGTAA
- a CDS encoding glycosyltransferase family 2 protein encodes MAFFSVIIPLYNKEAYIQQTIDSILNQSFTDFELIIVDDASTDDSLVLAKKYTSEKIIFIEHAKNKGLAATRNTGIKQASSSYITFLDADDYWKPNFLQTIHELITGFPEARIFATNYEESWKENTRIPHNCAAKLGKNFKGYIDFFSLNLGQGIYCHGSVCFHKEVYEKIGLYNEHIEFSEDIDLNIRANFHFKLAYSAKREMRYAMAISNQITRNSILNKSIPDYSLYANWEKHSITFKKYLDFERYVLAKKLKKSKDHRWKRIAKQIKLKNINWKQRLLLQAPVFVYTIVDSLKYLLLKFGIKATTY; translated from the coding sequence ATGGCGTTTTTTTCAGTAATTATTCCTTTATATAACAAGGAAGCCTACATTCAGCAAACTATCGATAGTATTTTGAATCAATCGTTTACGGATTTTGAATTGATTATTGTTGATGATGCTAGTACAGATGATAGCTTAGTACTTGCAAAAAAATACACCTCTGAAAAAATAATTTTTATTGAACATGCTAAAAACAAAGGTTTAGCAGCAACAAGAAACACAGGAATTAAACAAGCTTCGTCTTCATACATTACTTTTTTAGACGCAGACGACTACTGGAAACCTAATTTTCTTCAAACCATACATGAATTAATTACTGGTTTTCCTGAAGCCCGAATATTTGCCACAAACTATGAAGAAAGTTGGAAAGAGAACACTCGTATTCCTCATAATTGTGCGGCTAAATTAGGAAAGAATTTTAAGGGTTATATTGATTTTTTTTCCTTAAATTTAGGACAAGGTATTTATTGTCATGGTAGTGTTTGTTTTCACAAAGAAGTATATGAAAAAATAGGATTGTACAATGAACACATTGAATTTTCAGAAGACATAGACTTAAACATTCGGGCTAATTTTCATTTTAAATTAGCTTACAGCGCAAAAAGAGAAATGCGTTATGCCATGGCAATTTCAAATCAAATTACTAGAAATTCTATTTTAAACAAAAGCATTCCAGATTATTCGTTATATGCAAATTGGGAAAAACATTCGATTACGTTTAAAAAATATTTAGATTTTGAACGCTATGTATTGGCTAAAAAATTAAAAAAATCTAAAGATCATAGATGGAAAAGAATAGCGAAACAAATTAAGTTAAAAAACATAAATTGGAAGCAAAGACTACTTTTACAAGCGCCCGTTTTTGTGTATACTATTGTTGATTCACTAAAGTATTTGTTACTAAAATTTGGTATAAAAGCAACTACTTATTAA
- a CDS encoding sugar 3,4-ketoisomerase, whose translation MQIQFIDIPKITNTKGNIGVLENDTIPFEIKRVYYLFDVPSGAKRGGHAHKKLKQVLIAISGSFDVVVKDGKSKQTITLNRPDRGLLIENNRWRELENFSSGAVCLVLASEAYDEKDYIRNYKEFKESQLNK comes from the coding sequence ATGCAAATACAATTCATTGACATACCAAAAATAACGAATACTAAAGGGAATATAGGTGTTTTAGAAAACGATACCATTCCTTTTGAAATTAAGCGTGTGTATTACTTGTTTGATGTGCCAAGTGGTGCCAAAAGAGGCGGGCATGCACATAAAAAATTGAAACAAGTCTTAATCGCAATTTCAGGGAGTTTTGATGTTGTAGTAAAAGATGGTAAAAGTAAACAAACCATTACATTGAATAGACCTGACAGAGGACTTCTAATTGAAAATAATAGGTGGAGAGAGCTCGAAAATTTTTCGTCTGGAGCGGTTTGTTTGGTTCTAGCTTCTGAAGCATATGATGAAAAAGACTACATTCGAAATTATAAAGAATTCAAAGAATCCCAACTTAATAAGTAG
- a CDS encoding glycosyltransferase yields MIIFIFVKISIALNPLATKIKICLVTVTLSDGGAERVAAELSKYFYAQGYEVHHVVFSGKIVYEHAGNVLHLETLKDVKNSLWSRYKRFTVLASYLKKQKFNFIIDFRTKEFYWQEFILHRFVYKNYIQTIHSYHLSSYFPSSKIAAKLLYPKQTRFITVAHEIEKLLRQDYTIDKVTTIYNPLHVENIFLKSQEPIENKGLFILAVGSMHENIKQFDVLIKAYAASVLPKNNVKLCLLGEGKLKTTFQELVQKLGLTDKISFEGHITNPFAYYAKALFTVSTSKYEGLPMSILESLACGTPVISYNYLSGPSEIIHNFENGLLVKNQDTQALVQALNTLFEDKTLYLHCKSNAKLSVRKFDTTEIGKQWEHLFRKS; encoded by the coding sequence TTGATTATTTTTATATTTGTTAAAATTAGCATTGCTTTGAATCCTTTGGCAACAAAAATAAAAATATGTTTAGTAACCGTAACCCTTTCCGATGGTGGGGCAGAACGTGTTGCTGCTGAATTGTCAAAATATTTTTATGCGCAAGGGTATGAAGTGCATCACGTTGTTTTTTCTGGAAAAATTGTGTATGAACATGCGGGTAACGTATTGCATTTAGAAACGTTAAAAGATGTCAAAAATAGTTTGTGGAGTAGATATAAACGCTTCACAGTTCTAGCATCTTACTTAAAAAAACAAAAGTTTAATTTTATTATTGATTTTAGAACTAAAGAATTCTATTGGCAAGAATTTATTTTACACCGTTTTGTATATAAAAATTATATTCAAACGATTCATAGTTATCATTTGTCCTCTTATTTTCCAAGTTCAAAAATAGCAGCAAAATTATTATATCCTAAGCAAACCAGATTTATAACAGTTGCGCATGAGATTGAAAAATTACTGCGCCAAGACTATACAATAGACAAAGTTACTACGATTTACAATCCATTACATGTTGAGAATATTTTTTTGAAGTCCCAAGAACCAATTGAAAATAAAGGTCTTTTTATTTTAGCGGTAGGAAGTATGCATGAAAATATTAAGCAATTTGATGTGTTAATTAAAGCCTATGCCGCATCAGTTTTACCAAAAAACAACGTTAAATTGTGTTTATTGGGTGAAGGAAAATTAAAAACTACTTTTCAAGAGTTAGTCCAAAAGTTAGGCTTAACAGATAAAATAAGTTTTGAAGGCCATATTACGAATCCTTTTGCATATTATGCTAAGGCTCTATTTACAGTTTCAACAAGTAAATATGAAGGATTACCCATGTCAATTTTAGAATCTTTAGCGTGTGGAACACCAGTTATTTCTTATAATTATCTATCAGGGCCGAGTGAAATAATACATAATTTTGAAAATGGATTATTAGTAAAAAATCAAGATACCCAAGCTTTAGTTCAAGCTTTGAATACACTATTTGAAGATAAAACCTTATATTTACATTGTAAATCAAATGCAAAACTAAGTGTTCGGAAGTTTGATACTACTGAAATCGGAAAACAATGGGAACATTTATTTAGAAAGTCATAA
- the murQ gene encoding N-acetylmuramic acid 6-phosphate etherase, producing MTFIKTTEQSSKYEYLEHMSVQELLSNINKEDQTVPLAVEKALPQIEALVQEIVTKMKIGGRLFYIGAGTSGRLGIVDASECPPTFGVPFDMVIGLIAGGDEAIRKAVEFAEDDTEQAWKDLQKWNITENDVVIGIAASGTTPYVLGGLEKCNANHIITGGITCNAGSPLALTATYPIEVVVGPEFVTGSSRMKAGTAQKLVLNMISTATMIQLGKVKGNKMVDMQLSNVKLIDRGVRMIMSEIPVSYDEAAALLNEFGQVRAAINHYNSNL from the coding sequence ATGACATTCATAAAGACCACTGAACAATCTTCAAAATATGAGTATTTAGAGCACATGTCTGTTCAAGAATTGCTATCTAATATCAATAAAGAAGACCAAACTGTTCCGCTCGCCGTTGAAAAAGCCCTACCACAAATAGAAGCCTTAGTACAAGAAATTGTTACCAAAATGAAAATTGGCGGCAGGTTATTTTATATAGGGGCTGGCACTTCCGGCAGATTAGGAATTGTAGATGCATCTGAATGTCCGCCGACTTTTGGTGTACCGTTTGATATGGTTATTGGACTAATTGCAGGTGGAGATGAAGCCATTAGAAAAGCTGTTGAATTTGCAGAAGACGATACAGAGCAAGCCTGGAAAGATTTGCAAAAATGGAATATAACCGAAAATGATGTGGTTATAGGTATTGCTGCTTCTGGAACTACACCTTATGTGCTAGGTGGATTAGAAAAATGTAACGCAAATCATATAATTACTGGAGGAATAACCTGTAATGCTGGGAGTCCTTTAGCCTTAACCGCTACCTACCCTATTGAAGTAGTTGTGGGCCCTGAATTTGTTACAGGAAGTAGCCGAATGAAAGCAGGAACTGCTCAAAAGCTTGTCTTAAACATGATTTCAACAGCAACTATGATTCAATTAGGAAAAGTTAAAGGGAATAAAATGGTCGATATGCAATTGAGTAACGTAAAATTAATTGATAGAGGTGTGCGTATGATTATGAGTGAAATCCCTGTTAGTTATGACGAAGCAGCTGCGCTTTTAAACGAATTTGGGCAAGTAAGAGCAGCTATTAACCATTATAATTCAAACCTATGA
- a CDS encoding DUF6095 family protein, whose protein sequence is MTNKTILMKGVKYLSGSLPLLFLGPVFINSCFKNQGHPLYPYLLVLAILICVYAVYLGFKGVKTIVSSMFDKH, encoded by the coding sequence ATGACCAATAAAACCATTTTAATGAAGGGAGTAAAATATTTATCAGGCTCCCTCCCGCTTTTATTTTTAGGACCTGTATTTATTAATAGTTGTTTTAAAAATCAAGGTCATCCATTATACCCTTACCTTTTGGTATTGGCTATTTTAATTTGTGTGTATGCAGTTTACCTAGGATTTAAAGGTGTAAAAACAATTGTTAGCAGCATGTTTGATAAACATTAA
- a CDS encoding DNA topoisomerase IV, producing the protein MKKILYLLLLLTIISCYEQERNCIAFKTGKFTSETTVEGKKYSSTFERNDSIQIENFANKIDTFTIRWINDCEYILENVRPTNREEKKAVHVKILNSKNLTYNFEYSFVGDVKKQRGTVTKTK; encoded by the coding sequence TTGAAAAAAATACTATACTTACTCCTTTTACTAACAATAATTTCTTGTTATGAACAAGAGCGAAATTGTATCGCATTCAAAACAGGAAAATTTACTTCTGAAACAACAGTTGAAGGTAAAAAATACAGCTCTACTTTTGAGCGTAATGATAGCATCCAAATAGAAAATTTTGCCAATAAAATAGACACTTTCACTATTCGATGGATAAATGATTGTGAATATATTTTAGAAAATGTAAGACCTACAAATAGAGAAGAAAAAAAAGCAGTTCACGTTAAAATATTGAATAGCAAAAATTTAACCTATAATTTTGAATATTCTTTTGTAGGCGATGTCAAAAAACAACGCGGAACTGTAACAAAAACAAAGTAG
- a CDS encoding TerC family protein, whose amino-acid sequence MELLSNPNAWIALLTLTFLEIILGIDNIVFLSIVSGKLKAEEQPKARRIGLLLAMVFRIILLFGITWVMSLKDSFFDFDWSIVSGGISGQSLIVFGGGLFLLYKSVSEIHHKLEGEEEGNSGKSSNTLVSAIIQIALLNIVFSFDSILTAVGLVSAAEPPIGFGATGALEIMIAAIIISIVIMLIFAGPVSKFVNEHPTIQILGLSFLILIGVMLLAEGSHLASIKFFGENEVHSIPKGYLYFAIFFSLFVEFLNLKMKKNTKPVKLHNNTILDEKLKDEDFMN is encoded by the coding sequence ATGGAACTTTTATCAAACCCAAATGCTTGGATAGCCCTTCTAACTTTAACTTTTTTAGAAATTATATTAGGAATTGACAACATTGTTTTTTTATCAATTGTGTCAGGTAAATTAAAAGCAGAAGAACAACCCAAAGCACGAAGAATAGGTTTATTATTGGCAATGGTCTTTAGAATTATTCTATTATTTGGAATAACATGGGTTATGAGCCTTAAGGATTCTTTTTTTGACTTTGATTGGAGTATTGTTTCAGGAGGCATATCAGGTCAAAGTTTGATTGTGTTTGGTGGCGGTTTGTTTTTACTTTATAAATCTGTTTCTGAAATTCATCATAAATTAGAAGGAGAAGAAGAAGGTAATTCTGGAAAATCAAGTAATACCTTAGTTTCAGCTATCATTCAAATTGCATTACTAAATATTGTTTTTTCATTTGATAGTATATTAACTGCTGTTGGTTTAGTAAGTGCTGCAGAGCCGCCTATTGGTTTTGGTGCTACAGGAGCATTAGAAATTATGATTGCGGCAATTATTATTTCAATTGTTATTATGTTAATTTTTGCAGGTCCTGTAAGTAAGTTTGTAAATGAACATCCTACTATTCAAATACTAGGACTTTCATTTTTAATATTGATTGGTGTTATGCTATTAGCAGAAGGTTCTCATTTAGCATCTATAAAATTCTTTGGTGAAAACGAAGTACATAGTATCCCTAAAGGCTATCTTTATTTTGCTATTTTCTTTTCATTATTTGTTGAATTTTTAAACTTAAAAATGAAAAAGAATACAAAACCTGTTAAGTTACACAATAATACTATTTTAGACGAAAAATTAAAAGATGAAGATTTTATGAATTAA
- a CDS encoding DNA gyrase/topoisomerase IV subunit A, with amino-acid sequence MSEENQPINSEEQHDFIPENQEAIDHSDSITKVTGMYKDWFLDYASYVILERAVPAIEDGFKPVQRRIMHSMKELDDGRYNKVANVIGHTMQYHPHGDASIGDAMVNIGQKDLLIDCQGNWGNILTGDGAAAPRYIEARLSKFALEVLFSPKVTEWQLSYDGRKNEPIHLPVKFPMLLAQGGEGIAVGLSTKILPHNFNELIDASIKILKGKPFTLYPDFPTAGIADVSNYNEGMRGGRVRVRAKISQLDKQTLVITQIPFSTDTSKLIDSILKANEKGKIKVKKIEDNTAAEVEILIHLYPGVSPDKMIDALYAFTDCELSVAPLGCVIENCNRPLFIGVNDMLKLSTNRTVGILKRELEIQLEELETKWHFANLEKIFIREEMYIDFKLYADKEALFEYMYKSFEPFKKVLLRDIVDEDLQKLTQIPMIRITRFDSDKADEGIAKLEAEMEEVKHHLANIIDFAIDYFTRLKEKYGKGRERLTELRNFDTIEATKVVLRNTKLYVNREEGFIGTSLKKDEYVADCSDIDDVIVFLRDGKMLVTKVDDKKFIGKDIIHIAVFDKNDKRTIYNMIYRDGKSGPSYIKRFNVSGVTRDKEYDLTQEKPGSQVLYFSANPNGEAEVITILLRQVGSVKKLKWDMDFAEIMIKGRASKGNTVTKYPIKKIELKEKGISTLRPRKIWFDDTVQRLNVDGRGELLGEFKPNDRLLIINQSGKLKTIIPELTTHFEEDMIVLEKWNSNKPISAIYYDGEKERYFIKRFLVENENKEEIFITEHEKSQLEIVSTDWKPMAEVIFAKVKGVQKENQLVNLEEFIAVKGIKALGNQLTTDKVKQINLLDPLPFEELIEEEEVSTENLDSETPSFEDIDIQLDDDGQITLSLE; translated from the coding sequence ATGAGTGAAGAAAATCAACCTATAAATTCAGAAGAGCAACACGATTTCATTCCTGAAAATCAAGAAGCTATAGACCATTCAGATTCCATTACAAAAGTAACGGGAATGTATAAAGATTGGTTTTTAGATTATGCATCTTATGTAATCTTAGAGCGTGCTGTACCAGCTATTGAAGATGGTTTTAAACCTGTTCAAAGACGTATTATGCATTCTATGAAGGAGTTAGATGATGGACGATACAATAAAGTTGCTAATGTAATAGGACATACTATGCAGTATCATCCGCATGGCGATGCCAGTATTGGTGATGCCATGGTAAACATTGGTCAAAAGGATTTATTAATTGATTGTCAAGGGAACTGGGGTAATATTTTAACAGGCGATGGTGCGGCTGCACCACGTTATATCGAAGCGCGTTTAAGCAAGTTTGCTCTAGAAGTCTTGTTTTCGCCAAAAGTAACAGAATGGCAATTGAGCTATGACGGTCGAAAAAATGAACCTATTCATTTGCCTGTAAAATTTCCCATGCTTTTAGCACAAGGAGGTGAAGGAATTGCCGTTGGATTGTCAACAAAAATATTGCCACATAATTTTAATGAATTAATAGACGCATCTATTAAAATATTAAAAGGCAAACCTTTTACCTTATATCCAGATTTTCCAACAGCGGGTATAGCAGATGTGTCAAATTATAATGAAGGTATGCGCGGCGGTAGAGTGCGTGTACGGGCAAAAATTTCTCAATTGGACAAACAAACCTTAGTAATTACTCAAATTCCATTTTCAACAGATACTTCAAAATTAATTGATAGTATTCTAAAAGCAAATGAAAAAGGTAAAATAAAGGTTAAAAAAATTGAAGATAATACGGCAGCAGAAGTTGAAATTCTAATTCATTTGTATCCTGGAGTTTCTCCCGATAAAATGATTGATGCGTTGTATGCTTTCACAGATTGCGAATTATCAGTTGCGCCTTTAGGTTGTGTAATTGAAAATTGTAATAGACCTTTATTCATAGGCGTTAATGATATGCTTAAGCTATCAACAAATAGAACCGTTGGGATTTTAAAGCGTGAATTAGAAATACAATTAGAGGAATTGGAAACCAAATGGCATTTCGCTAATTTGGAAAAAATATTCATTCGTGAAGAAATGTACATAGACTTCAAACTATATGCAGATAAAGAAGCCTTGTTTGAATACATGTATAAAAGCTTTGAGCCATTTAAAAAAGTACTACTTCGAGATATTGTTGATGAAGATTTGCAAAAATTAACGCAAATTCCTATGATTCGTATTACACGTTTTGATTCAGATAAAGCAGATGAAGGTATTGCTAAATTAGAAGCAGAAATGGAGGAAGTAAAGCATCATTTAGCAAATATTATTGATTTTGCGATTGATTATTTTACGCGTTTAAAAGAAAAATATGGTAAAGGTCGTGAGCGTTTAACAGAGTTAAGAAATTTTGATACTATAGAAGCTACTAAAGTAGTTTTGAGAAATACAAAATTGTATGTCAACAGAGAAGAAGGATTCATTGGCACCAGTTTAAAGAAAGATGAGTATGTAGCCGATTGCTCGGATATTGATGATGTAATCGTGTTTTTACGTGATGGAAAAATGTTAGTCACGAAAGTAGATGATAAAAAATTCATAGGTAAAGACATTATTCATATTGCCGTTTTTGATAAGAATGACAAACGTACCATTTACAATATGATTTATCGTGATGGAAAATCCGGACCGTCATATATAAAACGATTCAATGTTTCTGGAGTTACCCGTGACAAAGAATATGATTTAACACAAGAAAAGCCAGGGTCGCAAGTACTTTATTTTTCCGCAAATCCAAATGGTGAAGCCGAAGTAATTACGATATTGCTACGTCAAGTGGGCAGTGTGAAAAAATTGAAGTGGGATATGGATTTTGCCGAAATCATGATTAAAGGTAGAGCATCAAAAGGAAATACGGTTACTAAATACCCAATTAAAAAAATAGAGTTAAAAGAAAAAGGTATTTCAACATTACGCCCACGTAAAATTTGGTTTGACGATACGGTTCAGCGCTTAAATGTCGATGGAAGAGGAGAGTTGTTAGGCGAATTTAAGCCAAATGATAGATTACTTATTATTAATCAATCAGGAAAATTGAAAACCATCATCCCAGAGTTAACCACACACTTTGAGGAAGACATGATTGTATTGGAAAAATGGAATAGTAATAAACCCATTTCGGCAATCTATTATGATGGAGAAAAAGAACGCTATTTCATTAAACGATTTTTAGTGGAAAATGAAAATAAAGAAGAAATATTTATTACCGAACACGAAAAGTCTCAACTAGAAATTGTTTCAACAGATTGGAAACCTATGGCTGAGGTAATTTTTGCAAAAGTTAAAGGCGTTCAAAAAGAAAATCAATTGGTTAATTTAGAAGAATTTATTGCTGTAAAAGGAATTAAAGCATTGGGTAATCAATTAACTACAGATAAGGTTAAACAAATCAATTTGTTAGATCCCTTACCGTTTGAAGAACTTATTGAAGAGGAAGAAGTTTCAACTGAAAATTTAGATTCAGAAACGCCTTCTTTTGAAGATATAGATATTCAACTTGATGACGACGGACAAATCACATTGAGTTTAGAGTAA